In one window of Helianthus annuus cultivar XRQ/B chromosome 17, HanXRQr2.0-SUNRISE, whole genome shotgun sequence DNA:
- the LOC110924699 gene encoding uncharacterized protein LOC110924699 encodes MVEWIMMCVTTTSYSLCVNGNVHGYFKGKRGLRQGDPLSPYLFTLVMEILTCILQQAARIDKSFKFHNKCEKQRIIILCFADDLFLFARGDIRSVQCLLTSLSNFTNMSGLVPSIPKSTGFFCNVPSHVKNHILSIMPFVEGSLPVKYLGVPLISSGLLYKDCKILVERLDQRISNWKNKLLSFAGRLQLVNSVLSSMHVFWSSVFILPSRIILDLEAKMHNFLWSSDGLFHKGKAKASWKSICVPKYEGGLGIRRIGDVNKALMISHIWSILVKRESLWVEWVHSYRLKGHSFWTCKAVATTCCSWRKLLQLRPLIRSYIWSNLGNGSNTSAWFDWWSHLGPLGNFLTPRIISNAGFSIKSTVQDIRDNGSWRWPEAWRDSYPVLIQLDNIQLDPSRSDKLLWNDGNDLDDYSSSRAWHSIRERAEEVDWTKLVWFNQCNPKHAFFMCWLAARASSKSAINYISRLIVAASIYFVWQERNARIFKNQTRPPDVLSDLIVQTVRYKLMGVKFKESSNVRRLLEAWGIHSSRMEDDGG; translated from the exons ATGGTCGAGTGGATTATGATGTGTGTCACTACAACATCTTATTCCTTATGCGTTAATGGTAATGTGCACGGCTACTTCAAGGGCAAACGTGGTCTTCGACAGGGTGATCCTCTTTCGCCTTATCTCTTTACGTTGGTGATGGAAATTTTGACTTGTATTCTTCAGCAGGCTGCTCGAATTGATAAGTCTTTTAAGTTCCATAATAAATGCGAGAAACAACGGATTATCATTTTATGCTTTGCGGATGATTTATTCTTGTTTGCTAGAGGTGATATTAGATCAGTTCAATGTTTATTGACGTCTTTGTCAAACTTTACTAATATGTCTGGATTAGTCCCGAGTATTCCAAAGAGCACGGGGTTCTTTTGTAATGTGCCTTCTCACGTCAAAAACCATATTTTGAGCATTATGCCGTTTGTTGAAGGGTCTTTGCCGGTGAAATACCTGGGAGTTCCTCTTATTTCTTCAGGTCTTCTTTATAAAGATTGCAAGATTCTTGTTGAAAGACTGGATCAAAGGATCTCCAACTGGAAGAACAAGCTTTTATCCTTTGCGGGTAGACTTCAGCTTGTTAATTCGGTCCTCTCGTCCATGCATGTTTTCTGGTCTTCCGTGTTTATCCTCCCCAGTCGGATTATTCTCGATTTGGAAGCTAAGATGCATAATTTCTTATGGTCTTCGGATGGTTTGTTTCATAAGGGGAAGGCTAAAGCCTCTTGGAAGTCTATTTGTGTTCCGAAATATGAAGGCGGGTTAGGCATTCGCAGGATTGGTGATGTTAATAAAGCACTAATGATCTCTCATATTTGGAGCATTCTGGTTAAACGTGAATCCCTTTGGGTGGAGTGGGTCCACTCGTATAGGCTAAAAGGGCATAGCTTTTGGACGTGCAAGGCTGTAGCGACCACATGTTGTAGTTGGAGGAAGTTATTACAGCTTAGGCCTTTAATCAGGAGTTATATTTGGTCTAACTTGGGTAATGGAAGCAATACCTCGGCTTGGTTTGATTGGTGGAGCCATTTAGGTCCGCTTGGTAATTTCTTGACTCCAAGAATCATCTCAAATGCAGGGTTTTCTATTAAATCCACAGTTCAGGATATTCGTGATAATGGATCTTGGAGGTGGCCTGAGGCGTGGAGGGATTCTTATCCTGTCTTAATCCAGCTTGATAATATTCAGCTAGATCCTAGCCGTTCTGATAAGCTCTTGTGGAACGATGGTAATGACTTAGATGACTACTCTTCATCTCGGGCATGGCATTCTATTAGAGAACGTGCTGAGGAAGTAGATTGGACAAAGCTAGTATGGTTTAACCAATGTAATCCCAAGCATGCTTTTTTCATGTG CTGGTTAGCGGCTCGTGCGTCTTCAAAGTCAGCTATTAACTACATCAGTCGGCTCATAGTTGCAGCTTCGATCTACTTTGTCTGGCAGGAACGAAATGCAAGAATATTCAAGAACCAGACGAGACCTCCAGATGTCCTGAGTGACTTAATCGTGCAGACAGTTCGATATAAGCTAATGGGAGTTAAGTTTAAGGAGAGCTCTAATGTTcgaagattgctggaagcttggGGGATTCACTCATCACGGATGGAAGATGATGGAGGCTGA
- the LOC110924698 gene encoding uncharacterized protein LOC110924698 has product MGDFNSALHLDDKSIGVSSISTGMKDFQTCVANIQVMDINQSGLHFTWNQKPKKGVGLLKKIDRIMGNLPFLAEFPNSVAVFHPYGMSDHSPCVLTMTRPNPTKRKPFKFANFLIHKPDFLKIVKDIWEEDVSGVHQFRVVKKLRLLKCPLRALLFKQGNLHKKVVDLRESLNDIQSKIDQDPLNADLRAIETKLNSDFLVASLDEERFLKQKAKMEWLRAGDANTAFFHATVKSRNHRCRIQVVRDVNGVEHEGEAVQDAFVKHYENFLGCKDNLSLCPTRDLFTKRLNPDDASHMTRPVTVEEVKTAVFSIGSDKAQVQMASLLRFLKRHGIL; this is encoded by the coding sequence ATGGGGGATTTTAATTCCGCTCTTCACTTAGATGATAAATCTATTGGTGTGTCTTCTATTTCCACGGGTATGAAGGACTTTCAAACTTGTGTTGCAAATATTCAGGTGATGGACATCAATCAGTCAGGTCTCCATTTTACATGGAACCAAAAGCCAAAAAAGGGTGTAGGTCTTCTCAAGAAAATTGATCGTATCATGGGTAATCTTCCGTTTCTAGCTGAATTTCCGAACTCAGTGGCTGTTTTTCACCCGTATGGGATGTCGGACCACTCACCGTGTGTCCTTACTATGACTCGACCAAATCCTACCAAGCGTAAGCCGTTTAAATTTGCAAATTTTTTGATCCACAAACCGGATTTTCTTAAAATTGTGAAGGATATTTGGGAGGAGGATGTTAGTGGAGTTCATCAGTTCCGGGTGGTGAAGAAACTTAGATTGTTAAAATGCCCGTTGCGTGCTTTACTCTTTAAGCAGGGTAATCTTCATAAGAAAGTGGTTGATCTTCGAGAGAGTCTTAATGATATTCAATCTAAAATCGATCAAGACCCTTTGAATGCTGATCTTAGAGCGATAGAAACAAAGTTGAATTCAGATTTTCTAGTTGCCTCCCTTGATGAAGAAAGATTTTTAAAGCAAAAAGCTAAGATGGAGTGGCTTAGAGCTGGAGACGCTAACACTGCTTTCTTTCACGCTACGGTCAAAAGCAGGAACCATCGATGCAGAATTCAAGTGGTTCGGGACGTGAATGGGGTTGAACATGAGGGAGAGGCGGTTCAAGATGCTTTCGTTAAACATTATGAAAATTTTTTGGGATGTAAAGATAATCTGTCTTTATGTCCTACTCGTGATCTCTTTACGAAGCGCCTGAATCCGGATGATGCTTCTCATATGACCCGACCGGTCACGGTCGAGGAGGTTAAAACGGCCGTGTTTTCTATAGGCAGCGACAAAGCCCAGGTCCAGATGGCTTCTCTGCTGCGTTTTTTAAAGCGGCATGGCATATTGTAG
- the LOC110924697 gene encoding uncharacterized protein LOC110924697, producing MRKKLLTQDIILQWDLSRRKNMNMLCCLLRYENHDSHPHLFFECKYSTQVWDMVRLKAGMDDIDSKWEDIVGWLMLKCHSKLVDHYVSRIVVAASAYFIWQERNARLFKNQTRPPEKLYDLIIETVRYKIMGVKWKRNERVRRLLGEWGIPDADTNGDGD from the coding sequence ATGAGGAAGAAATTGCTCACGCAAGATATCATTCTTCAATGGGATCTCTCGAGAAGGAAGAATATGAATATGTTATGCTGCTTGCTACGTTATGAAAACCATGATTCGCATCCTCATCTATTTTTTGAATGCAAATACTCGACGCAGGTGTGGGATATGGTTCGACTTAAAGCTGGCATGGATGATATTGATTCGAAGTGGGAGGATATCGTCGGTTGGCTTATGCTCAAATGCCATTCGAAGCTGGTGGATCATTATGTGAGTAGAATTGTAGTGGCTGCTTCTGCTTATTTTATATGGCAGGAACGTAATGCGAGGCTTTTCAAGAATCAAACGCGACCTCCGGAGAAACTCTATGATTTGATAATCGAGACTGTTCGGTATAAGATTATGGGAGTCAAGTGGAAGCGGAATGAAAGAGTTCGAAGGCTTCTAGGGGAATGGGGGATACCAGATGCGGATACTAATGGTGATGGCGATTGA